A single region of the Malus sylvestris chromosome 8, drMalSylv7.2, whole genome shotgun sequence genome encodes:
- the LOC126632326 gene encoding F-box protein At3g12350-like, translating to MTTIRDPSLAIDESGRAISFSDFPEDVLLCILSFLTPSEVASFACTSKGFVSLCKSDCKLWFNMCDRRWGSKTQIRKWGNGKITYRNLYQTLSDWENLIGFWRQGGVAISSPLILFEWGPSFVTGFRISPAKDGTYGVVKAPFLWMSLSPEGQVVNFLDPEGRAEISEDFADSDRFKFWESDLVPVNLSVMGKTYFVVEEDASFGARGSSSSGSGRGNNSGVGEDLIGAAESSGSPGTSPDQAVVEIYQYFANRTSPGADRASRRQRRREKERQARRKLEPQHFVKIVDCSPTAARPLQGLWKGIYDDMILGFYLVAYDDIGGISCLRICDQSENFCRLMRFISKQPVFWTVNPTFIESPISPEEENLYTSRIHLRPNAAADHAHQHLPLAGNEIVSRILRINLSHDLALPNWPRPNPLLAHGRIWQYGDGTFGFGSLQDCFIRDLKHVAKNGHLLDTVEPLS from the exons ATGACGACAATCAGAGACCCAAGTCTCGCAATTGACGAATCGGGTCGCGCCATTTCCTTCTCCGATTTCCCCGAGGACGTCCTGCTCTGCATCCTCTCGTTCCTCACGCCTTCCGAGGTGGCCAGCTTCGCCTGCACATCGAAAGGGTTCGTTTCGCTCTGCAAATCCGACTGCAAGCTCTGGTTCAACATGTGCGACCGCAGGTGGGGATCCAAGACCCAGATCAGGAAGTGGGGAAATGGGAAAATCACGTACAGGAATCTCTACCAGACCCTCAGCGATTGGGAGAATCTGATTGGGTTCTGGCGCCAAGGCGGCGTCGCGATATCGTCACCGTTGATTTTATTCGAGTGGGGCCCGTCGTTCGTGACCGGATTCCGGATCTCTCCGGCCAAGGACGGCACTTATGGCGTCGTAAAGGCGCCGTTTTTGTGGATGAGCCTCTCGCCGGAGGGGCAAGTCGTGAACTTTCTCGACCCGGAAGGCCGGGCCGAGATTTCGGAAGATTTCGCGGATTCCGACCGGTTCAAGTTTTGGGAGAGCGACTTGGTTCCTGTGAATTTGAGCGTGATGGGGAAGACCTATTTTGTTGTGGAGGAAGATGCAAGCTTTGGGGCTCGGGGAAGTTCGAGCTCGGGGAGTGGCCGCGGAAACAACAGCGGGGTTGGCGAGGATTTGATTGGAGCCGCCGAGAGTAGTGGCTCTCCGGGGACCTCGCCGGACCAGGCGGTGGTGGAGATTTATCAGTACTTTGCGAACCGGACCAGCCCGGGTGCGGATAGAGCTTCTAGGAGgcagaggaggagagagaaggaaaggcAGGCAAGGAGGAAGCTGGAGCCTCAACATTTCGTCAAGATTGTCGATTGCTCGCCGACGGCGGCTCGGCCTTTGCAGGGCCTCTGGAAG GGAATTTATGATGACATGATCTTGGGTTTTTACCTTGTTGCATATGATGACATTGGGGGCATTTCCTGCCTAAGGATTTGCGACCAGTCCGAGAATTTCTGCCGTTTAATGCGTTTTATCAGTAAGCAACCAGTGTTTTGGACAGTGAACCCTACTTTTATTGAGTCTCCGATTTCCCCAGAGGAAGAAAATTTGTATACTAGTCGCATACATCTTCGACCAAATGCAGCAGCGGATCACGCTCACCAGCATCTCCCTCTTGCGGGAAATGAAATAGTCTCCCGCATTCTGCGCATAAACTTAAGTCATGATCTAGCTCTTCCGAACTGGCCCCGACCTAACCCTCTCCTTGCACATGGAAGGATTTGGCAATATGGGGATGGAACATTCGGGTTTGGATCTCTTCAAGATTGTTTTATCAGAGACTTGAAGCATGTTGCCAAGAACGGTCATCTTCTTGATACCGTGGAGCCTTTGTCGTGA
- the LOC126632327 gene encoding LIM domain-containing protein WLIM1-like, giving the protein MAFAGTTQKCMACDKTVYLVDKLTADNRVYHKACFRCHHCRGTLKLSNYNSFEGVLYCRPHFDQLFKRTGSLDKSFEGTPKIVKPEKPIDNEKPAVAKASSMFGGTRDKCFGCKNTVYPTEKVSVNGTPYHKMCFKCTHGGCTISPSNYIAHEGRLYCKHHHTQLIKEKGNLSQLEGDHERIAEDENVGAREVAAEI; this is encoded by the exons atggcaTTTGCAGGAACAACTCAGAAGTGCATGGCTTGTGACAAGACAGTATATCTGGTGGACAAGCTCACAGCTGATAACCGAGTCTACCACAAAGCCTGTTTTCGATGCCACCACTGCAGGGGAACCCTCAAG CTCAGCAACTACAATTCCTTTGAGGGAGTGCTCTACTGCAGGCCACATTTTGATCAGCTCTTCAAAAGAACCGGCAGTCTTGACAAAAGTTTTGAAG GGAcaccaaaaattgtaaaaccAGAGAAACCTATTGATAATGAG AAACCTGCAGTTGCGAAAGCTTCAAGCATGTTTGGTGGAACCAGAGATAAGTGCTTTGGCTGCAAGAATACTGTCTATCCAACAGAAAAGGTATCGGTCAACGGAACTCCTTACCACAAGATGTGTTTCAAATGCACACATGGAGGGTGTACGATCAGCCCATCGAACTACATTGCGCACGAGGGCCGGCTCTACTGCAAACACCACCACACCCAACTCATCAAGGAGAAAGGAAACTTGAGCCAGCTTGAGGGTGACCATGAGAGGATCGCGGAGGATGAGAATGTCGGCGCCAGAGAAGTTGCTGCcgaaatatga
- the LOC126630984 gene encoding GPN-loop GTPase QQT1, with translation MVFGQVVIGPPGSGKTTYCNGMSQFLQLIGRKVAVVNLDPANDALPYECAVNMEELIKLSDVMVEHSLGPNGGLVYCMDYLEKNIDWLEAKLKPLIKDHYILFDLPGQVELFFLHSNAKNVIMKLVKKLNLRLTAVHLVDAHLCSDPGKYVSALILSLSTMLHMELPHINVLSKIDLIESYGKLAFNLDFFTDVEDLSYLQYKLDQDPRSAKYRKLTKELCEVIEDYSLVNFATLDIQDKESVGNLVKLIDKSNGYIFAGIDASAVEFSKIAVGPVDWDYYRVAAVQEKYMKDDDTFDDDNERLGD, from the exons ATGGTTTTTGGGCAAGTGGTGATCGGCCCGCCTGGGTCAGGGAAGACGACTTACTGCAATGGCATGTCTCAGTTCCTCCAGCTCATCGGAAG GAAAGTTGCTGTGGTAAATTTGGATCCTGCCAACGATGCATTGCC GTATGAATGTGCTGTGAACATGGAGGAGCTTATAAAACTGAGTGATGTGATGGTGGAGCACTCTCTTGGTCCCAATGGAG GTCTTGTATATTGCATGGATTATCTAGAGAAGAATATTGACTGGTTGGAGGCCAAGTTGAAACCTCTTATAAAAG ATCATTATATTCTATTTGATCTCCCTGGCCAAGTGGAACTATTCTTTCTTCACTCCAACGCCAAGAACGTTATCATGAAACTCGTGAAGAAGTTAAACCTCAGG TTGACTGCAGTACATTTGGTTGATGCCCATCTTTGCAGTGACCCTGGAAAGTATGTTAGTGCATTGATTCTCTCTTTATCAACCATGCTTCATATGGAACTCCCGCACATAAATGTCTTGTCTAAGATTGATCTAATAGAGAGTTACGGAAAGCTAG CTTTCAACCTCGATTTCTTCACAGATGTAGAGGATTTATCTTATCTTCAGTACAAGCTTGATCAGGATCCTCGCTCGGCTAAGTACAG AAAGCTTACTAAGGAGCTTTGTGAAGTAATTGAAGATTACAGTCTTGTCAATTTTGCAACCTTAGATATTCAG GATAAAGAGAGCGTTGGAAATCTAGTTAAACTGATAGACAAGAGCAACGGGTACATTTTTGCTGGCATAGATGCGAGTGCAGTCGAATTCAGCAAGATTGCGGTCGGTCCTGTTGATTGGGATTATTACAG AGTTGCAGCAGTGCAAGAGAAGTACATGAAGGATGATGACACTTTTGATGACGACAATGAAAGGCTGGGAGACTGA